A part of Setaria viridis chromosome 8, Setaria_viridis_v4.0, whole genome shotgun sequence genomic DNA contains:
- the LOC117833669 gene encoding uncharacterized protein, whose protein sequence is MAARVAATLVALLVALFAVAATAQAPAAAPKMASLPPPPKRAPMASPPAPPMGSPASAPSASVPAMSPMGGGLGDALPPAGASAMTPAAAPATEKSAAASAAAASFVAVAVAVVAAVVF, encoded by the coding sequence ATGgccgcccgcgtcgccgccaccctcgtcgcgctcctcgtcgccctcttcgccgtcgccgccacggcgcaggccccggcggcggcgcccaagatggcttcgctgccgccgccgcccaaacgGGCCCCGATGGcctccccgcccgcgccgcccatgGGGAGCCCGGCCTCCGCTCCCTCGGCCTCCGTCCCGGCCATGAGCCCGATGGGCGGGGGCCTCGGCGACGCGCTGCCCCCGGCCGGAGCCTCCGCCATGACCCCGGCAGCGGCACCCGCAACGGAGAAGAGCGCCGCCGCGtctgctgctgccgccagcttcgtcgccgtcgctgtAGCTGTGGTCGCTGCCGTAGTGTTCTAG